One Tachysurus fulvidraco isolate hzauxx_2018 chromosome 2, HZAU_PFXX_2.0, whole genome shotgun sequence DNA segment encodes these proteins:
- the gmppb gene encoding mannose-1-phosphate guanyltransferase beta, producing the protein MKALILVGGYGTRLRPLTLSVPKPLVEFCNKPILLHQVEALVKAGVRHVILAVSYMSDLLEREMKAQEQRLGIKISLSHEKEPLGTAGPLALARELLTDSDEPFFVLNSDVICDFPFEDMLKFHKNHGKEGTIVVTKVEEPSKYGVVVYEGETGRIHRFVEKPQVFVSNKINAGMYIFSPSMLRRIQLRPTSIEKEIFPVMAEEGQLYAMELQGFWMDIGQPKDFLTGMCMYLQSVRQNAPERLRTGPGFLGNVLVDPTAVIGENCTIGPNVTIGAGVVLEDGVRIKRCTVLRGAHIRSHSWLESCIVGWSSSVGQWVRMENVTVLGEDVIVSDELYINGANVLPHKSITDSVPEPRIIM; encoded by the exons ATGAAAGCTCTGATCCTCGTCGGAGGCTACGGCACAAGACTACGGCCTCTTACGCTTAGCGTCCCCAAGCCACTGGTGGAGTTCTGCAACAAACCCATCCTGCTCCATCAGGTGGAAGCCTTGGTCAAG GCCGGAGTCCGGCATGTCATCCTGGCCGTCAGCTACATGTCCGATCTTCTGGAAAGAGAGATGAAAGCTCAGGAGCAGAGA CTTGGAATAAAAATCTCGCTTTCCCATGAGAAGGAACCGCTGGGGACCG CTGGACCTCTCGCGCTGGCTCGTGAACTGCTGACGGACAGCGACGAGCCGTTTTTTGTCCTCAACAGTGACGTGATCTGTGACTTCCCCTTCGAGGACATGCTGAAGTTCCACAAGAACCACGGCAAAGAGGGCACCATCGTC GTAACTAAAGTAGAGGAGCCATCGAAGTACGGCGTGGTGGTGTACGAGGGAGAGACCGGACGCATTCACCGCTTCGTCGAGAAGCCGCAGGTTTTCGTATCCAACAAGATCAACGCTGGAATGTACATCTTCAGCCCGAGCATGCTGAGGAGGATACAG TTGCGTCCAACCTCGATCGAGAAGGAGATTTTCCCCGTCATGGCTGAGGAGGGACAGCTTTATGCCATGGAGCTTCAAG GGTTCTGGATGGACATCGGTCAGCCTAAAGACTTCCTAACTGGCATGTGCATGTACCTGCAGTCTGTCAGACAGAACGCTCCTGAGAGGCTCCGCACTGGACCCGGTTTCCTAGGCAACGTGTTAGTG GATCCAACGGCGGTCATCGGGGAGAACTGTACAATCGGGCCAAATGTGACCATCGGCGCCGGTGTGGTGCTGGAGGACGGCGTGAGAATCAAACGCTGCACCGTGCTGAGGGGAGCTCACATCCGTTCACACTCCTGGCTCGAGTCCTGCATCGTGGGCTGGAGCTCTTCTGTAGGACAATGG gTACGGATGGAGAACGTGACGGTCCTGGGCGAGGACGTGATCGTCAGTGATGAGCTCTACATCAACGGGGCTAACGTTCTGCCTCACAAGTCCATCACAGACTCTGTGCCTGAGCCTCGCATCATCATGTAG